Within the Dryobates pubescens isolate bDryPub1 chromosome 2, bDryPub1.pri, whole genome shotgun sequence genome, the region AGTAACGTTGAGTGTCACATTCTCCATGTAGTTTCTGACCATTTCCTGTGACTATCACTGTGTTCCCAAACATTATGGCATGACAGCATGAAAAAAGAATCCATGTCCTCTCAAAATGCCATTCCTGGCAATTGATAAGAGGCACCTACTACCTGCCTCAATGTAAGCACCCAACCAAGAATACACTTTGaatattttaataaaattaCTTATGAGTGTACTATTTTAATGAGACTGAAGAACAGTTCTCCACAGACAGCTTCGTGGTTTTCAGATATTCAGAATAAAAAGACAGCTCTATCAATCATATTCTAAATATTTCTGCTGTCAAAAATATCAACAGGAAAGCCTCTTTAGAAGCTCTTGCCACTCAGGCTGAAGAATGTATTAactttttgctttctgaaatgcAAGACATTCTTGCATTGCTTTCACATTCAAATGTTGAGAGACTAATTTGTGAAGTATATGGATTCTAACATTGGGCAAATCCAGCTGTCTTGCCCCAAAATTACCTtattcatctttttttcttcccacatTTTCTCAGAAAAGAAAGATTAATGGTGAATGCAGTTGCCATTAAGAAAAACATCCATGAGTGAAACTTAGTGAATAAAGCATCCCAGACATCAGATCCTAAGATGGCTAAAGAGCTCTCCCGTGTGGTTTCTCATAGCATTGCCTAACAGGACAGGAAGGCAACCTTGACAGTCCCTAAAACACCTTAAATCAAGCATGCAAGGTAAAGATTTTATTCATGCCAACATGCAGAACACACCATCCAGGATAAGTAGCTAAATGGGGAGCTTTTCATACAAAAGATTAAGTAGTCACCACAGTGAGTGCcttcatgaaaaacaaaactggACTCTGATGTTTGCCTGTGGAAAGCTGTGGAAAACCTGACGGCTTTCAGTGCCAGTGTTTTGTGACTGCCACTACAGAGAGCTAAACTGAGATCTACAGCTTGAAATGCACATTGTGTTAACTCTAGCTGGGGAATACATTCCCAACAGAAACAACTGAATTCATTTTATGCTTaacaagcctttttttttttttttcctctcctttcagaTGTTTAAATCAGGCAAAACCTATTTGTTGTCTTAatttctgaaaagcagctaTGAAAATTGCCTTGAGGAATTAATTGTTACCCCTGCGTCTCTAAACTTACATTTCTAAAAGCCTCTCCTCAAAATACTGCAAACAGTTCACTAAATCCTGGCATATCCAGCAGGAATTTATACCTTTGCAGGTGGTGACTGgtagaaaaaacccaaacacctgcTTAATATGAAATCATAGCTGCTTCTTAAGCCACCTCAGTTTGCTTTTTGACACTACCTGCTTTCAGCTGGACAAAAAATGGGTTCAACTGGACAAACAAAACATGAAAAGGAATGTGGTGGTGCATGTGGTGATTACCAATCCATGTAGAAAAAGTCCAACTGTGAACTGATCAAAAGGGTTATTACAAAGTCTCAAATCCCAACAGGATGATACCTGTTTAATGAATCATAGAACCTGTTTTCAGAAGCAAGCAGATTTTTCCATGGAGATTCCCGTCTACGAAGGGGAGAAACACTACCTTTAATAAGCTATAATAGGTCTGCAGTTTTCTTCAGTTTTAGCACCTTAAACCTCGTGGAGGTCCACGAGTTGTGTTCCAAGAGTTCTATTTGAGTGTTTCAGGAAAGCACATGAAGTCTGCTACaacacacacccacccccccgATTTTAAACAGGACACtagttattttaaaatactttgaaCATTCTCTTTCTGAGTAACAAGCCCTTCATTACCAGTCTGTTTGGAAGGTCTGAAAAGAACACATTGGCTACTTGCCTGTTTCTTAGGGTATGCACTGTTTAAGCCTCATAAGCGACTCTCATGCTCCCTGCTGAGGTCAGAAGCAGGTTCTCAAGCCTTACCAAGCAAAAGATATTCCCTTCTGGCAAACATGATGTTAGTATTTCAAATAGCAGCAGCCTTTGACTAACTCGAAGTTACTTAAGCAAGCTGCTTGCTGAGATAATTCTCTACAGTTGCCAGATCTAAGAAAATGCAAGGATGTTCAAGAAAGACTTCTACTAATATCTATTATTTCTGAATCCATCAATCATGCCTCATCCTGGCAGGGCAAATTGTCATCTCTGACTACAAAACTGTATCAGCAGTCTTAAAATATATGCTATGGCACCTTCCAGTAGGTTATGTCAGCAGTGGAGAATAACACTGACATTCAGTAAGCAGGGAATTTTTACTTTGGAAGTACTTCTGGGGTACACACCCAGCAAAGCCCTCATCAAGCTGAGTTCTACCAACATTTTCCATTGGATGACCAAACACAAAAGCTTGATGGAAATCTCTCTCAATACATCTCCAGAGAAATCTCAAAACTCTTCTGTACTCCTGTACTTTTCTAGGTCAAACGCATTTTTAAACAGACCTTGGCAGCTTCTGAGTTTCAGCAGCTGAAACAAGATCAGTTAAATAAGATGCACAGAACATCTATGGCTGTGGCTGTAGGGACATGTAGAATAAAGATTCAAGGACATCCCAGGCTCCTCAGTTTGAGTCTGATATGGAGAGTTGGCCTATTTATTAATCCCTTCACTTTCCTTTCTTTAGTTGCTTATCCACAGGGTATCTATAGCCAAAGGGCCAGGTCAGCAACTGTCTTAATATAAAATCTAAAATGTTCTTTGAATTCCCTACAAAAACTATTTCTATGACAAGTTCCCCTTCAATAACGTTTATTGATACCTCAATCTGCTTGAAAACAAGAGACCCTGGTTAAAAGCAGGTAAGATCTATTGGGGAGTGAAGGGGAAGAaggtagattggatgttaggaaaaagttctttacaaagAGGGCagttgagcactggaacaggttgcccagagaggtggttgaggcccaatccctgaagatattcaagatgaggcttgacagggctctgggtgacctgatccagttgaggatgtccctgctgactgcaagggggttggactagatgacctttagaggtcccttccaatgcaggTGATTCTATGGTAAGTCAAGGCTAAAGGTAGAGCACTATTGTTTCACCGACAGTCCCCTCCTTTCTGactaaaaaacaaagaaagaaatcaacCAGAATCCAGGCTGTGGACATTCTAAGCTCCTGGGCTTAGTTATTTCTGAAAGAGACAAGGATACTGATACAGGCTAAGAGTGTTAAGAACCAAAGACCTTGATGGCAACCTCAACCACAAGTAATGCCACTTAAGAGAAGAAATTGGGGGATTTTTCTTCTCTAATCACCAAACCTTGCATGGCTGTTTCCAAGAGGCCAGAATTCTGAGGAGAATTCAGGCCATTTCAAGCACAGCATTCTCAAGTTTAGCATTCTcaagtttttgttttctctcatgAAATTCAAGTAACTTTGTCAGCTTATCACAAGTCAGGATCTTCTAATCTCTGCACAGAATATACTGGAATTCTAAAAACAAGCCTTCTGTTGAATGGAAATGAAATCCCTCTtaaattgtatttattttttaaaataaattgctCCATGCAGCTCTTTCACATTCTGCATTACTGAAATGCCTACCAAAGTTTGAGCTGGTCAGTTCCCAAAGGTTCATGAATGCTCTGCAGGTTGTGTAATATTTCTACACTTCTTTAGGATGGACTTCCTTGGAGACACCTACTGACAGCAGTCACAGAAGCAAATCTTACCAAGACAGTTTAAAGATCTAGGTAAGAAATAGAAAGGAGAAAGCCTGTCCACTAGGTTTATTACTAAATCACAGCACTGAATTTGGTTTTCCCCTTGTTGGAAACTGAAGACTTGGAAATTTAAAGGAATAGAAAGAATTAAACATTGCCATAGGCAAATGCACACCTTAACCATTGAAGTTATACAGCAGCAACTGCTAGGGAATCATCTTCTCCAACAGGAACTCCTCAATCCTAAttaaaactgccacagcagtAATTTTAACCCCATACATTTTGCTTTTAGTACTATTAAGGTGATTTTTGCTACTTTTACTCCAGGATCTCGAGCAGCAAGAGCAACAAGAACAAAGAAAGATAACTGGTGTAAAAAGGAGTACCTGGAGATAACAGGTGACTTGCTTCCATTCACTGTATTTGTTCTTTCCCAAGGCTTTCTTGTTAGTTCTGGAAAACAGAGTGAGAAGgtaaaaaaatgttttttttctatttcttgtGTAAGTTAAGCAAGAAAATGTCAAGTACCTGGCGTTTTTTTTGTTACCACATTACATGAGTTCTTTCATATTAAGCTACCTCCTGCTCAATTCACCTTATTTTTAGTCGTACTACCATTTGTTGGGATAATACCTTAAATTCTCCCTTTTGTTCCAAGCATTGCCATTTAACTCTCAATTCCACGGGGAAAAGGTCTACCCATACTCAATGTATCTGATTGCTCCAATTGTGAAACATGGAATGCTGCAACTATAACCAAATAGCTTCAAATACTGGGGGGAGGAAGATGTTTCTAAGCTGAAAGAGGTTTCCTGAGCTGTTAACGAATTACACAAAATTAATTCAGTGTCAATTTCAATGAAGAAACAATCTGCACAAGTTCAAACAGTCTTTCTATAGTGTGAATTGTTATTACTTCATGCAACATCATTACTTATTCATCCATCGGCCCCATAGATTTGACACAGGAGGACCCTATACCAAGCACAGTGTTTCAGTGGATGTTCTTTGTATCTGGCATCTTCTGAAACACTTCTGAAGCAGGACCCATTCCACAGCCAGGTTGTAATTATGGGAGAAGAGGCAGGCTCCAAAATTCAGCACAGCTGACTGAGATGTCATTAGATTTTAGCATTATAGCACCACAGAGTTCAGAAACCTGTGCTACTTACCAGGTGTGCTTGTTGAAGAAACCTTAGAAGTTGAAGACTCTGCTTCTTCCTGATTAAAAGggaacagaaaggaagaaaggagggaggagaaaaagtgaaaaaaaaaaaagaaaaacaccaacaaaccacaaaacaaaacacctttGACTCTTGGAAATCTATCAGATAAATCTCAActgtttaaatatttatttcagtttttatAGATTTAAATGATTCTGATCAGTTGTGTGCAGGAAGTGTGCAAGCACTATGCACCTCACAAAACAGTGATATTTTGATATATATGACAGTATAAATGAGCTTTCATGTACACCATGAGAATCTCTCTTACAATCCAGTATTGAACAACATGAAGCAGATAAAGTTTCTCAACTCACAGTTTTATCTTCTTTCGGCTCTGGTTCTGTTGATCCCTTTTCAGCAATTCTTCTCctagaagcagagagaaaagttACCAAAATCATTCATGCCTTTAAGATGGAAGTAACGTAGGTTTCTTTAATTGAAGACACACACAGCTTGAAAGCTACATACTTGAAAATTAGTGTTTAAAAAAGTACTTTCAAGGACAAAGCCCTACTGCCAAAGCAACTATGCAATTCTTTCTCCTCTTGAAGTCTGCTTGCCTTCCCCTACAGCTGTACAAAGACTTACAGAGAAGAAAAGTTCTTGATTACATCCAAGTGAAAATGGCTATTCATAAAACGTTATCAGCTTCACAAGCAACCACATGAACAAGGCAATGTTTGTTTGATCCTTAGCCAGCTGCAAACAGGCACCCAAAATCCTACCTCCACAATGACtaagcagctggagcacagcagaaacAGGTGCTTACCTCCTGGCCAGCAGTGCACTCATTTCTTCCATCAGCCCACTGcctcccaagggaagtggtcCATTTCCACGGCCACTGTCTGTTTTAGATGAAGCAGAGCCCCCTCCTCCACCTGAACTGGAAGAGTCTTCACCCTTCATAATATACAAAATAACAGCAGATGTACAAATAAAATGATAGCTGACTTAATGAAAGAAATTAAGTTCACatatgagaagaaaaaaaaaaaagataggatGGGCTGGGAGTACCATCCTCTAATGCTTTTTTAACAATAAATTAATCCTAGACCAAAAGTCCTGATTAAGCTTTAAGAAAAATCACAACCAATTTGGTAAGGATTCAGAGACAGGAATCAGGAAAGGAAACAAGAGTTACATTTACCCGTGAGACCTTCCTAAGCTTGGCTCCAGCAAGGGCAGCTGCTAGTCCAGTTAAAGGGCGATTTTCTTCGGACACATATCCCACTGAAAATccagaggtggggagagggggagcaggaggtggaagAGGAACTTGAGGAGCTTGGCTAGgaagtggaggtggtggtggtggaggcgGCGGCCCTGAAGGTGgaagtggaggtggtggtggtgggccaGGAGGAGGTGGGGCTGCTACTGAAGACTGAGCTGGGCCAGAGggcaaggggggtgggggaggaggtgcaGGTGGTCCTTGGACAACACCTAGtatcaaagagaaaacaaatagaCTATATTAAGCATTTAGAAAAGAAAGATCCTCTGCCCATTGAAATACTGGTTCTTTTGCTCTGTGTATAAGGTGGTAACACTGGTAAGGGTCCCTTTTATAGGCAAGAAAACACTCCAAGCTTCAGCAGGAGAGAAGCATTCCTATTAAATGTACTATAAATACTACACAGTATGAGAGATCAGACAGTTCCAGAGACATTTACACATGAAACCCCTCCAGTCAGGTTCTGTGCTGCAACCAAGAACAATCTTAGACAGAAAACAGGCAAAGCTTTCATGAAGAGTCAAGTCAGGCATGAGCATCATATGGCATAGGAAGAACAAGGTGTGTTTAATGGCACTAAACACAGAGTGACTTCTCATCATCCCAATAATCAATCAacacaccacccaaacatctgaATCCTTCAATATTTGAGATCCAATACTACTTCATAACCTGCATAAAGATCTttcctctaaaaaaaaaatctcaggaaTAAACCTTAATAATGTAATACAAAGACTAATTAGTGAGTTAGAAGACTGACagatgaaaaacagaaaagcttGTTCCTATGATGCCTTTAATGCTTTAAATTCACATTGATCTGCAATCCAAAATGTGCTTTGAAGAAAGAATAATCACTGTTACTATTATAGGAACACTTTAAGACACTGTGACTATGAAAACAGCCCCACACATCCTTTCCACCCACTTTAGTAGCCCTAAGCTACTAAAGGTGCTTCACAACTACCTCAAGGAACCTCCACAGGCACAAATTCTTTCCTGATTTCCTACTCTGCTAACCAATGTGTGAATGCAAATCTTTTTAAACTCTCTTGGCATCACTCACTATCCAAGAGCACACTTTTGTTCTGTAGTACAAGTGAGGCCATTCACTATTTCCACTCCCATCCTAGAGTAACTCATGCCTTCATTTAAGACAAAAAGGGATGAATGGGATCTACTCTGCATGGCTCCTGTGATGAAGCCACAGTTTGCTCATACCCTGGGACCTCCTCTGCTCATACCCTTCGCTGAGCTACTGTAGTCTTGCATATAAAGACTTAAACTTACTAAAACCAGGGTTAACAGAGACATTTCCATCCATTGTTGCCATCCTGGTAGAGCGTCCATCAAGACTGCCACCTGCTTAACCAAACTTCTTTCCTGAAGTCTTACTAGCTATGTTGGTGGAACACCACAGGTCATTGACACACATTCTTCCAAGTTTGCTGCCATTAGGAAACCAATGATGCTGCCTATTAAAACCACGTTCCAAATAAACTAACAGTGCAAAATGTACCTAGCAAATATTCAACAAGCTCTGTTCTTGACAGGTGAGAGCTTGAGAAACTGGAGTTTTACTTAAGACAGGCCACAGAACACCAGCTCTGATCCACAAAGCTTCAACATTTCCCTCACCCCAGTTTTCCaaatgttgttggtttttttgcttgttgtGGTATTAAGATCACTGCAACTTTGGAAGCATTATATTAATTTTTTGGGGCAGTTATGGGCTTTGATACCACCTGGTTTCGATTGCATTCCTGATTAGTGCATTAGTAGCAATAACAGAAAGCCTTACCCTGCTGGGTCGTAGGTTCAATCGGCTGAGAGGCTGCCTGCAAGACTGGCTCAGAAGCAGAGGAGTCTCCCAGCACAGAGTTTAGAGAGTTCTCAACAGAGGCAGGGGTagctgcagagggagaagggagaacaCTAGGCTTGGATGAGGGAGTCGAGGCATTCGGGGAGttgggagaaggagaagcttGAGGTCCAGAGAGTGACAGAGGCGGAAAggaaggcagtgggggaggaggaggtggtggaggcggAGTTGGACCTGAGGTAGAAGGTGAAGGAGCCGGATAAGCCAGGTTTTCAGGAAGCCCGTTAGGAGCCGTGGGAGACGTGGACATTTGGGTCACTGGATTAGAAGCCGACACTGGGAGGACAGGTCTCGGACCAGTAGCTTTGCCTGGTGGACTGCTTATCATTACTGGAGGAGATGGGGGAAGAGGGGCAAAACTGGGTGCAGACCAGGCAACAGGCTTTGTATTTGGAGGCAATGTCGCTGGGGCattgacaggagaagggggcCGAGAACTTTTGCTCAGCGGACGAGGAACCGTAGCGTAATGGGGGAGAACAGGGTGGAAAGCTGAGCCTAAAGATGTAGCAAAACGTGATGCAGAGTGCCTTAGAGGCGGTGTAGGGGGAGTGGAAGTCGGTGGTGCAGAAGTCACTACAGCGTACTCCGGTGCGGCCTCTGACATTGGTGCTGAGACTGCTTTTGCATATGATGGAGGAGGTGCTGAAGGAGGCTGGCAACTGGAGTAGTCGGGAAGTGTAGTGCTATACGGGGAGTTGTCGAAAGATGGAGCTGGACAGAagatggaaagcagcagcaaaggcaggataaaaaaaaggagaaagagaaaaagggagctAATGAAGCAACAAAACCAGCATTCAAACAAAATGTATAAACGTAGACTACAGTTAGTACCACAGGATTAGGCACAAGTGAAAATACTGTTAAGAAAGTCTCACATCTTATCAACAGCTGCTTTGAAATGTTACCAACTATTTTTGTGCCAACACTTGAGTTTACAAGTACATTCTAGAGCAAGTTTTCTCAAATCCCATCTGTGAGATGGATTAGATATAGGGTTGATTAATCAGCTTTTATCTTCTTGTTTGGTTGCAAACTGCAAGCAAGCGTAGTGATCTTAACATTTGTTACAACTCCACTACCAAAACTCGTACCATAGGCAGCAAGtatcatccttctcttctccagaaaaaGCTGCATCACAAACTTGAAAGCAGTGGGAATAAAACTACCAATAAAATTCTCTGCTCTAAAATTACTAGCTCTTAAATAGCTCATAGTATAAGTCAAGGAATACTGACTTCTTACATAGACTTTAGAAATGAAGAACAACCAAGTGCTTGATGAATGTTCCATTATATTACTAAAATGAGAAAGCTTTCTGTTATCACTGGATACATTTCTGCAGGCAGTGCATTATCTTATCTACAAATACATACATTTCACTGCAATGTTTCTACAATGATAAATTAAGCAAGACTTCATACTGAGAGGCTTTTCTCACACTCTGCCTTATATAGGTACCttttatattatatatatatatacacacacacacataccttCTACATTTACACACTCAACCTGATctgtttaggtttttttccccccagattgTCAAGAGATATGTCTCAGTGAATAGAGCAAAGATAAGGTATTTAGACATTTTAACTCATTTTTAACCACTATTGGAGGTGCACAATACGATTACAGTTCTTCGAGCATTCCAGAGAGTATGGCAATGGAGCAAGCCAATAGTGCAAAAACATTGCAAGTTAATGAGAAAATTATGACAGGAAAGTCAAAGCTCTTGGACTTCttgccataaaaaaaaaaaaaaaaaggaaaagaaaaagaaaaaagaagcaatTCCAGCAAACACAAGCCTCAAATACTGACTGCTGCGAACAACTCTACTCACTGCCCTTTGTTGCTTCTCTCCCAACTCCATCACCCAAACATAGGAAGAGTAGCCTGGTACGTAAAAGAGACTCGGTTTGGAAATTCTTACCAGCATTTGtaattcttctctctctttcccattCCAATTGTTCCCTTTCCAACTGTTCTTGTCGTTCTCTTTCTTGCCTTTCCCGTTCAAGTCGTTCAAGTCTTTCTCGATCCTGCCTCTCCTTCTCTTGTCTCTCCCTTTCTAGTCGCTCTTGTCGTTCCCTTTCTTGCCGTTCTCTCTCCAGTTGCTCCTGTTCTAGGCGCTCTCTTTCAAGTCTTTCCCTTTCtagcctctctctctccagcctctcccgtTCCATTCGTTCACGATCCAGCCTCTCccgctccagctccttctgcctctgctgctcttgcaaCTGTCTGCAATtgtgaaaaaagggaaaagactaAGCTGCAAAGTGAGAACCCACAGTATCAAGCAACTGGTAGAGATCAACAGTACAACAATCTTAGCACCAGCGAAAAAAAGCA harbors:
- the ENAH gene encoding protein enabled homolog isoform X3; protein product: MKVYKPPVALQGRNGPKLDRFLSQLQEQQRQKELERERLDRERMERERLERERLERERLERERLEQEQLERERQERERQERLERERQEKERQDRERLERLERERQERERQEQLEREQLEWERERRITNAAPSFDNSPYSTTLPDYSSCQPPSAPPPSYAKAVSAPMSEAAPEYAVVTSAPPTSTPPTPPLRHSASRFATSLGSAFHPVLPHYATVPRPLSKSSRPPSPVNAPATLPPNTKPVAWSAPSFAPLPPSPPVMISSPPGKATGPRPVLPVSASNPVTQMSTSPTAPNGLPENLAYPAPSPSTSGPTPPPPPPPPPLPSFPPLSLSGPQASPSPNSPNASTPSSKPSVLPSPSAATPASVENSLNSVLGDSSASEPVLQAASQPIEPTTQQGVVQGPPAPPPPPPLPSGPAQSSVAAPPPPGPPPPPPLPPSGPPPPPPPPPLPSQAPQVPLPPPAPPLPTSGFSVGYVSEENRPLTGLAAALAGAKLRKVSRGEDSSSSGGGGGSASSKTDSGRGNGPLPLGGSGLMEEMSALLARRRRIAEKGSTEPEPKEDKTEEAESSTSKVSSTSTPELTRKPWERTNTVNGSKSPVISRRESPWKNLLASENRFYDSLNRPKSTPTGQPSANGVQSEGLDYDRLKQDILDEMRKELTKLKEELIDAIRQELSKSNTA
- the ENAH gene encoding protein enabled homolog isoform X6; the encoded protein is MSEQSICQARAAVMVYDDANKKWVPAGGSTGFSRVHIYHHTGNNTFRVVGRKIQDHQVVINCAIPKGLKYNQATQTFHQWRDARQVYGLNFGSKEDANVFASAMMHALEVLNSQEAGPTLPRQNSQLPSQVQNGPSQEELEIQRRQLQEQQRQKELERERLDRERMERERLERERLERERLERERLEQEQLERERQERERQERLERERQEKERQDRERLERLERERQERERQEQLEREQLEWERERRITNAGVVQGPPAPPPPPPLPSGPAQSSVAAPPPPGPPPPPPLPPSGPPPPPPPPPLPSQAPQVPLPPPAPPLPTSGFSVGYVSEENRPLTGLAAALAGAKLRKVSRGEDSSSSGGGGGSASSKTDSGRGNGPLPLGGSGLMEEMSALLARRRRIAEKGSTEPEPKEDKTEEAESSTSKVSSTSTPELTRKPWERTNTVNGSKSPVISRRESPWKNLLASENRFYDSLNRPKSTPTGQPSANGVQSEGLDYDRLKQDILDEMRKELTKLKEELIDAIRQELSKSNTA
- the ENAH gene encoding protein enabled homolog isoform X4; protein product: MSEQSICQARAAVMVYDDANKKWVPAGGSTGFSRVHIYHHTGNNTFRVVGRKIQDHQVVINCAIPKGLKYNQATQTFHQWRDARQVYGLNFGSKEDANVFASAMMHALEVLNSQEAGPTLPRQNSQLPSQVQNGPSQEELEIQRRQLQEQQRQKELERERLDRERMERERLERERLERERLERERLEQEQLERERQERERQERLERERQEKERQDRERLERLERERQERERQEQLEREQLEWERERRITNAATPASVENSLNSVLGDSSASEPVLQAASQPIEPTTQQGVVQGPPAPPPPPPLPSGPAQSSVAAPPPPGPPPPPPLPPSGPPPPPPPPPLPSQAPQVPLPPPAPPLPTSGFSVGYVSEENRPLTGLAAALAGAKLRKVSRGEDSSSSGGGGGSASSKTDSGRGNGPLPLGGSGLMEEMSALLARRRRIAEKGSTEPEPKEDKTEEAESSTSKVSSTSTPELTRKPWERTNTVNGSKSPVISRRESPWKNLLASENRFYDSLNRPKSTPTGQPSANGVQSEGLDYDRLKQDILDEMRKELTKLKEELIDAIRQELSKSNTA
- the ENAH gene encoding protein enabled homolog isoform X1; the encoded protein is MSEQSICQARAAVMVYDDANKKWVPAGGSTGFSRVHIYHHTGNNTFRVVGRKIQDHQVVINCAIPKGLKYNQATQTFHQWRDARQVYGLNFGSKEDANVFASAMMHALEVLNSQEAGPTLPRQNSQLPSQVQNGPSQEELEIQRRQLQEQQRQKELERERLDRERMERERLERERLERERLERERLEQEQLERERQERERQERLERERQEKERQDRERLERLERERQERERQEQLEREQLEWERERRITNAAPSFDNSPYSTTLPDYSSCQPPSAPPPSYAKAVSAPMSEAAPEYAVVTSAPPTSTPPTPPLRHSASRFATSLGSAFHPVLPHYATVPRPLSKSSRPPSPVNAPATLPPNTKPVAWSAPSFAPLPPSPPVMISSPPGKATGPRPVLPVSASNPVTQMSTSPTAPNGLPENLAYPAPSPSTSGPTPPPPPPPPPLPSFPPLSLSGPQASPSPNSPNASTPSSKPSVLPSPSAATPASVENSLNSVLGDSSASEPVLQAASQPIEPTTQQGVVQGPPAPPPPPPLPSGPAQSSVAAPPPPGPPPPPPLPPSGPPPPPPPPPLPSQAPQVPLPPPAPPLPTSGFSVGYVSEENRPLTGLAAALAGAKLRKVSRGEDSSSSGGGGGSASSKTDSGRGNGPLPLGGSGLMEEMSALLARRRRIAEKGSTEPEPKEDKTEEAESSTSKVSSTSTPELTRKPWERTNTVNGSKSPVISRRESPWKNLLASENRFYDSLNRPKSTPTGQPSANGVQSEGLDYDRLKQDILDEMRKELTKLKEELIDAIRQELSKSNTA
- the ENAH gene encoding protein enabled homolog isoform X5 — its product is MSEQSICQARAAVMVYDDANKKWVPAGGSTGFSRVHIYHHTGNNTFRVVGRKIQDHQVVINCAIPKGLKYNQATQTFHQWRDARQVYGLNFGSKEDANVFASAMMHALEVLNSQEAGPTLPRQNSQLPSQVQNGPSQEELEIQRRQLQEQQRQKELERERLDRERMERERLERERLERERLERERLEQEQLERERQERERQERLERERQEKERQDRERLERLERERQERERQEQLEREQLEWERERRITNAATPASVENSLNSVLGDSSASEPVLQAASQPIEPTTQQGVVQGPPAPPPPPPLPSGPAQSSVAAPPPPGPPPPPPLPPSGPPPPPPPPPLPSQAPQVPLPPPAPPLPTSGFSVGYVSEENRPLTGLAAALAGAKLRKVSRGEDSSSSGGGGGSASSKTDSGRGNGPLPLGGSGLMEEMSALLARRRRIAEKGSTEPEPKEDKTEEAESSTSKVSSTSTPELTRKPWERTNTVNGSKSPVISRPKSTPTGQPSANGVQSEGLDYDRLKQDILDEMRKELTKLKEELIDAIRQELSKSNTA
- the ENAH gene encoding protein enabled homolog isoform X7, with the protein product MSEQSICQARAAVMVYDDANKKWVPAGGSTGFSRVHIYHHTGNNTFRVVGRKIQDHQVVINCAIPKGLKYNQATQTFHQWRDARQVYGLNFGSKEDANVFASAMMHALEVLNSQEAGPTLPRQNSQLPSQVQNGPSQEELEIQRRQLQEQQRQKELERERLDRERMERERLERERLERERLERERLEQEQLERERQERERQERLERERQEKERQDRERLERLERERQERERQEQLEREQLEWERERRITNAGVVQGPPAPPPPPPLPSGPAQSSVAAPPPPGPPPPPPLPPSGPPPPPPPPPLPSQAPQVPLPPPAPPLPTSGFSVGYVSEENRPLTGLAAALAGAKLRKVSRGEDSSSSGGGGGSASSKTDSGRGNGPLPLGGSGLMEEMSALLARRRRIAEKGSTEPEPKEDKTEEAESSTSKVSSTSTPELTRKPWERTNTVNGSKSPVISRPKSTPTGQPSANGVQSEGLDYDRLKQDILDEMRKELTKLKEELIDAIRQELSKSNTA
- the ENAH gene encoding protein enabled homolog isoform X2, which encodes MSEQSICQARAAVMVYDDANKKWVPAGGSTGFSRVHIYHHTGNNTFRVVGRKIQDHQVVINCAIPKGLKYNQATQTFHQWRDARQVYGLNFGSKEDANVFASAMMHALEVLNSQEAGPTLPRQNSQLPSQVQNGPSQEELEIQRRQLQEQQRQKELERERLDRERMERERLERERLERERLERERLEQEQLERERQERERQERLERERQEKERQDRERLERLERERQERERQEQLEREQLEWERERRITNAAPSFDNSPYSTTLPDYSSCQPPSAPPPSYAKAVSAPMSEAAPEYAVVTSAPPTSTPPTPPLRHSASRFATSLGSAFHPVLPHYATVPRPLSKSSRPPSPVNAPATLPPNTKPVAWSAPSFAPLPPSPPVMISSPPGKATGPRPVLPVSASNPVTQMSTSPTAPNGLPENLAYPAPSPSTSGPTPPPPPPPPPLPSFPPLSLSGPQASPSPNSPNASTPSSKPSVLPSPSAATPASVENSLNSVLGDSSASEPVLQAASQPIEPTTQQGVVQGPPAPPPPPPLPSGPAQSSVAAPPPPGPPPPPPLPPSGPPPPPPPPPLPSQAPQVPLPPPAPPLPTSGFSVGYVSEENRPLTGLAAALAGAKLRKVSRGEDSSSSGGGGGSASSKTDSGRGNGPLPLGGSGLMEEMSALLARRRRIAEKGSTEPEPKEDKTEEAESSTSKVSSTSTPELTRKPWERTNTVNGSKSPVISRPKSTPTGQPSANGVQSEGLDYDRLKQDILDEMRKELTKLKEELIDAIRQELSKSNTA